tctctctctctctctctctctctctccccctcccctccctccctccctccctccctccctccctccctcccctcccctccctccctccctccctcccctcccctcccctccctccctcccctcccctcccctcccctcccctcccctccctcccctcccctcccctcccctcccctcccctcccctccctccctccctcccttaggaTGCCAGTGATTAGTCTCTGgtattatgcaggcgatgagtcacaataacgtggctaaagtatgttgaccagaccacacactagaaggtgaagggacgacgacgtttcggtccgtcctggaccattctcaagtcgattgtgaaaaatggtccaggacggaccgaaacgtcgtcgtcccttcaccttctagtgtgtggtctggtcaacatctctgGTATTATGTCAGTGGTTCTGTTCATAATTCTATTTCACACGTGGGATCTTTTTGAGGGTCTTCATTCCATCATCCGCTGATCCCATCTGCAtccactatccccccccctcgcgcatccaccaccccctccctcatccacTATACCCCGTCCCGCATCCACTATACCCCGTCCCGCATCCACTATACCCCGTCCCGCATCCACTATACTCCTTATTTCGTCTACCACCTCCTCCTTCATACATTAAGCACCGTCTTATCTactaccccctccctctctctcatccaCTTCCTCCTCTCATACACCCCCCTCCCACTGGAGAGGTGGTGCCAGTGGGAGAGGATGGATACTATTGGCAGGAGGGGTGTCTATGGGATAGACGGTTTCAGTGGGATAGGCGGTTCCAgtagtagtgttgtggagtgtcTGGGTAAAGTCAAGTCATTGAAAATTTGGACATTTACTGAAGAAAACGGGAAACCCATTATCGCTCCATATTGGCCAAGGTTGTTCCAgaagcaggtggtgatggtggtggtggtggtaatggtggtggtgctggcggtggtggtggtgatggtggtggtaatggtggtgatggtggtggtgatggtgatggtggtggtggtgatggcggtggtgatggaggtggtggtggtgatggtgatggtggtggtggtggtgatggcggtggtgatggtggtggtggtggtggtggtgatggcggtgttggtggtgatggtggtggtggtggtgatggtggtggtggtggtgatggtggtggtggtggtgatggtggtggtgatggtggtggtggtggtgatggcggtggtggtggtgatggtggtggtgatggtggtggtggtgatggtggtggtgatggtgatggtggtggtggtggtggtggtgatggcggtggtggtggtggtggtggtggtggtggtggtggtggtggtggtggtggtgatggtggtggtgatggtgatggtgatggtggtggtggtggtggtgatggtggtggtggtgatggtggtggtaatggtggtggtggtggtggttggtggtggtgtgcataTTGCCTAAGTTGTTCATATATCTTCCACAGACTTAAAGGCAGAACTACGACCTAACCACCAAGGCAAACAATGTATTAGCAGCtttaaatataaatggaaaaataGGACCCAAAATTGAAAGTTTAAACAAATCCTCATCGCATGAAGATCCCGGAGCCGTAACTCTTGATAATGGACCATTTCGAGACTGGAATGTAGACGCAATACTGGGACTCGCGATTAACACAACACGAATCAAAGTTCGTATAAAGGACAAAAAAACCACTGCGTTGGACAAAGTAAGAATATTTCATTATTCTCTGGCACGTTAAAATTTGTGTTTGGCATGATTGATAATATGTAAATTTATGAAGTGAAGAGAGAATGTATTTTTCACTCTCTCGTCCTCTTCGTTTCCTTTTCCTAACATCTCCCCTTCTTTTTCGCTACCCATCCTCCAAAAAAGTACTTATGGGAATTGTGGATAGAATGTACAAATTATAGACTGTTGTACCACAAAAAGGTTAACATTTTGTACTGTTGTAGTGCTGGAGAGTGAGTACCCATAAACCTAACCTGTCTAAATAAGTATTCTTATACCTATTATAGCCATTCTTAGGCCTTATAGAGGtattcttaggcctaatataggcaTTCTTACGTCTAATTTGTATATACTGGCACTATAATAGGCCTAAGAAATGCTAAATTTGATTGATGCTTTTTTCTAATCCCTCTCCCAAAGTAGTAGTGTATGAGAAGTGTTTTGGGAGCAAAGTCACAGACCAGCGTTAAGTACCAATATATGTGGATGATAGGCTCCATAACTCTTCCCTTCGTCAGCTGGTCCCCGTGGCTAAATTTCCTCTCCTCCCTACTCTTCTCTTGCCTTCATCTTACCCTTATCTATCTCCAGTCTTCCCCACCCGGGAGGCACTTACCCTAATCACCCAGCACCAGCAGTATGGTCCAGGACGCCCGAGCACCGCCATAATAACCCATAATGTCTCCCTCAAGAGACTCCACCCGCTGGGAATTTTGCCGAATTAGTTGGCACTCTGCGGTGCTTGGTCCCAGCGGGTGGTTGGTCTTGGAGGGACAGGACCGCCGGGAACGCCCGCTGTGTTCTTTGGTGTGTTGTGAAAGTCTCCCGAAGtgcagctgttggtactggttgGAGTCTTGAGAGAGACTCGGGGCTGTGATTCGAGGCGCTCTTATTggggtccagaactggtgatgggGAGAGGTACAGGAGAGGCTTTATGGAGGCAGCAGGGGAAGGAGAGGCTGCCTGTAGACGGAGAGAGAGGCTGCCTGTCGGCGAAGAGAGGCTGCCTGTCGGCGGAGAGAGGCTGCCTGTAGACGGAGAGAGAGGCTGCCTGTCGACGGAGAGAGGCTGCCTGTAGGCGGAAAGTTGTAGAAGTGGCAACGTGAAGACAGTAGAGGAGCACTAGAGGCCATAACCTGAGAACATATTTTGTGTAGGACAAATGTTCACTTAGCAGCATACATGTTACTGGAACCTTAACTTGCTTTCAAACCATCAcgaatatctagataactatccatgAGTTGGTAGTGTTTAGCGTCTAGTGGTAATCACTGTACGCTGAGGACGGGCTCTGTTGCTCCGCTAACAGTCACTGGTTGACCAACTGTCACACCTCCAGCCATGTCAGTGACTCACTGATTCTGGCCACAGAGTCGAAGTCGTCCAAAAGAACTACACTCCCACACAGTATCGTTTAGTGGACACAGAATCACTACAAGGCAGCATATAATTCACTGCTCAACTCGTCACTCGAGCTGCTGAGCTCCGCTGATCAGGACTGGTCCAGAAAGAGCAACTTGCAGGTAGACTTTCAAGCTACgaagcggctgctgctgctgctgctcactctGGTCCTCCAGCCTTGAGGTTGTGGTCCTCGACCTCTACAATCTCCTGGCTTGCACTACAACTTGCAAAATACAGGAACCGCATAAATCTTCTCCTAGAAGACATACAAAGCAGTTCCGTGTATACATTGCCGATTCTCTCTTGATAGCCACGGTACACAcgtgaaattcgtcaatttcctgGACCTCTCTTCAACGCGATCTCTCCACACGAAGGTTGAAACAGCAGTCTTTTCCCGCCCGCCTGGGAAGTACCACTCAGGAGCTCTCCACCGATCACGTGACTTCAGGTCACTACTCTATTGGCTTATCTCCCTCTCATGCAACCAATCATCTTATTCCTCCACATCCGGGGATTCCAGTGTCACTGCCTCGCCAAATATTTTGGCGCGAATTCTCAACCAGCAGAGCCTGACGCCCGCCATGTTGGATCAAAGCCTAGGCTGCTCGCTCCCCCTTGCATAAAATTTAAAacgaaataaattaaatttgtagaCTCCATACCGCTTCACACACAATATATGGCCCGCCTTACATGTACAGGTGGGAGTATATGACTCTTGGCAGGCGGAAGAGATGTGACAAGAGATGTTTTAACACCTAAACACCTGTTTTAACtttgttatttaattattttcatgATGTCAGGTAATATTTAATTGTCTTACAATCTTCATAGTTATGCAAAATAAATGTTATATAGGTATATTGATCGCTTAAAATAGTAATAAAAAGCGATAACAAGAGTTGATAGATTTACTAGCATTTTGAGTAAAGCGAAAATAAGAACAAGCCTAATTATTAAATTAGAATtaagaaaaaataacaaaatacttATTGATGGTTATTTTTCCTCTTAATTACCTCTTCCTGCCTCATCATCCATTACGCTTTAACGACCCGGCAAGGACCGTCTCCCCTCTAATCACCTCTCGTAGATTGTCGAGTCAAAAATACTTATTACCTCTCGTCTCCCCTCGTTTTCCCCTAGAGGCACAGCTCTTCAGGGTTATGTTATGTAGAGTAACCTGAAAACAGTGAAGGAAGGGGATGGGAGGAATGAGGGAGATAGTgagggaaggattgaggaagatgatgagaggagttatgaggaatatgggaggggaggaatgagggagatagtgagggaaggattgaggaagatggtgAGAGGAGTTATGAGGAATATGGGAGGGGAGGAATGAGGGAGATAGTGAggaaaggattgaggaagatggtgagaggagttatgaggaatatgggaggggaggaatgagggagatagtgagggaaggattgaggaagatggtgAGAGGAGTTATGAGGAATATGGGAGGGGAGGAATGAGGGAGATAGTGAggaaaggattgaggaagatggtgAGAGGAGTTATGAGGAATATGGGAGGGGAGGAATGAGGGAGATAGTGAggaaaggattgaggaagatggtgAGAGGAGTTATGAGGAATATAGGAGGGGAGGAATGAGGGGGATAGTGAGGGAAGGAATGAGGGGGATAGTGAGGGAAGGAATGAGGGAGATAGTGAGGGGAGGAATGAGGGAGATAGTGAGGGGAGGAATGAGGGGGATAGTGAGGGAAGGAATGAGGGAGATAGTGAGGGGAGGAATGAGGGAGATAGTGAGGGGAGGAATGAGGGAGATAGTGAGGGGAGGAATGAGGGGGATAGTGAGGGAAGGAATGAGGGAGATAGTGAGGGGAGGAATGAGGGAGATAGTGAGGGGAGGAATGAGGGAGATAGTGAGGGGAGGAATGAGGGAGATAGTGAGGGGAGGAATGAGGGAGATAGTGAGGGGAAGTATGAGTAAAACAAGGCAAAGAGgagacaacctgtcctcacacgtaATTCTGAAGCCATCGACCAAAACGTCAAAACTCCGACGATCTAGTGTGATTAAAAGCGCTGGAATAATGACGTTCCCTCTGCCTAGGTATGTGCATGTATGTCCATACGCTTCAGGCTGGGCTAAACCACTTCAAATTTAACGTTTGTCTCTTAAATCGGGGGAATAGGCCAGGGGGTGGAGAACAGAGAGTGGTAGTTGATGGTAGAGAGGCAGTAGAGTGGATGGTAGATGAAGGTTGCGAGGCAGTAGACTTGGAAATATGGTATCTTAATGTAAGTAGATAAGAATGAAATCAATTCGACTGACTATATGAAGGCTCTGACACACAGCTGATTCCACAGCTTCTGtgacattgagagagagagagagagaggagggagagagagggagagagagagggagagggagggagagggagggagagagagagggagagggagggagagggagagagagagagagagagagagagataataaatTTGTCAATAAGAAGTCAAGATAATGGGCACATAGGAtgataggtacatatattgggagaTGTGGAGCACGGGAGGGAGCAATGTAGGGTTGGACGAGGGCTCCTGGGCCCCCGCCGTGTGTCTCTGAGCGATCTATGAACACCCACTTCTcattcagtcccccccccccccccccccgctcccctctcttccttcctcttcgctTGCCTATTTCTCTGTTCCTTCCTACTTTCCTCAATATCATTACCACATTGTTTCTCTTCCTTCCGACTCTCATTGTTTATTTTGTCTATCTTAAATTTCTTCTTTCCCATCTTCCTCACCGTTTTCCCATCCCTTCCATTTCTCTCTTCCTGTCTTATCTTTCCTTCCCACTTTCTCTTTACTCCCCATTTCCCCCCCTTTCACAGTTTATCTTACTtggctctcttcctcttccttctcacaTTTCTCCCGTCTCTCACTTGTCTCCTAGCAGCCTCTCAATCTGTACTTTGTTCTTTATACCTCCTTGCGGCACATCCTAGCCTCCTTGCGGCACATCCTAGCCTCCTTGCGGCACATCCTAGCCTCCTTGCGGCGCATCCTAGCCTCCTTGCGGCGCATCCTAGCCTCCTTGCGCCGCATCCTATCCTTGCGGCTCATCTTAGCCTCCTCTCGGCACATCCTAGCCTCCTTGCGGCACATCCTAGCCTCCTTGCGCCGCATCCTAGCCTTGCGGCACATCCTAGCCTCCTTGCGGCGCATCCTAGCCTCCTAGCGGCGCATCCTAGCCTCCTAGCGGCGCATCCTAGCCTCCTTGCGGTACATCCTAGCCTCCTTGCGTCTCATCCTAGCCTCCTTGCGTCTCATCCTAGCCTCCTTGCGTCTCATCCTAGCCTCCTTGCGGCACATCCTAGCCTCCTTGCGGCACATCCTAGCCTCCTTGCGGCACATCCTAGCCTCCTTGCGGAACATCCTAGCCTTGCGGCACATCCTAGCCTCCTTGCGGCACATCCTAGTCTCCTTGCGGCATCTCCTAGCCTCCTTGCGGCACATCCTAGCCTCCTTGCGGCACATCCTAGCCTCCTTGCGGCACATCCTAGCCTCCTTGCGGCACATCCTATCCTCCTTGCGGCACATCTTAGCCTCCTTGCGGCACATCTTAGCCTCCTTGCGGCACATCCTAGCCTCCTTGCGGCACATCCTAGCCTCCTTGCGGCACATCCTAGCCTCCTTGCGGCACATCCTAGCCTCCTTGCGCCGCATCCTAGCCTTGCGGCACATCCTAGCCTCCTTGCGGCGCATCCTAGCCTCCTAGCGGCACATCCTAGCCTCCTTGCGTCTCATCCTAGCCTTGCGGCACATCTTAGCCTCCTTGCGGCACATCTTAGCCTCCTTGCGGCACATCTTAGCCTCCTTGCGTCTCACCCTAGCCTCCTTGCGGCGCATCCTAGCCTCCTTGCGGCACATCTTAGCCTCCTTGCGGCGCATCCTAGCCTCCTTGCGTCTCATCCTAGCCTCCTTGCGTCTCACCCTAGCCTCCTTGCGTCTCACCCTAGCCTCCTTGCGGCGCATCCTAGCCTCCTTGCGTCTCACCCTAGCCTCCTTGCGTCTCACCCTAGCCTTCTTGCGTCTCACCCTAGCCTCCTTGCGTCTCACCCTAGCCTCTTTGCGGCTCATCCTAGCCACCTTGCGTCTCATCCTAGCCACCTTGCGTCTCATCCTAGCCACCTTGCGTCTCATCCTAGCCACCTTGTGTCTCATCCTAGCCTCCTTGCGGCGCATCCTAGCCTCCTTGCCTCACATCCTAGCCTCCCCGCTCATCAAGGTGTGTGTCTAAGGAAGTCTAACTTGCTCAACAAACGTCTCATCAAGTCTTAAAGGTGTTTTTTCTGGTAGTGGCGtgatgagggtggtagtggtggtggtggggggggggtggttgtagtagtagtagtagtagtagtggtggtggtgggggggggtggttgtagtagtagtagtagtggtggtggtggggggggtggttgtggtgggggggtggtagtggttgtggtggtagttgtggtagtagtggtggtggggggggtggtagtggttgtagtggtagttgtggtagtagtggtggtggggggggtggttgtggtggggcggctgtggtagtggttgtagtggtagttgtggtagtggggggggggtggttgtagtagtagtagtagtggtggtggtggtggtgggggggggcggggggttgtAGTAGTTGAAGTGAAAGAAATGGTGATTTCAGTAGTAGTGATAATTCCATTAGTATTGATCACCAGCATCAATTTGGTGTTGATCAATAGCATCAATTTGGTATTGATCAACGGCATCAATTTGGCATTGATCAACAGCATCAATATGGCATTGATCAACATCAATTTGGTATCTATCAAGAACATCAATTTGGTATTGATCAACAGCATCAATTTGGCGTTGATCAACGGCATCAATTTGGCGTTGATCAACGGCATCAATTTGACATTGACCAACATCAATTTAATATTGACCAACATCAATTTAATATTGATCAACATCAATTTAATATTGATCAACATCAATTTGGTATTGAGCTCCAAATGTTGCTCCTTATCCTCCCTTAATTGTCAGCCTGTTCACTCCTGCGGTCACAACGCCACTAAACTGTTATGTATTaaagtgcccgaacctaacctacctacagaCCCACGAAGAGAAAACGGGGACATAAAGTCAACATTTTTGCGACCCGCTTGTTATTTTTAgtacaccatttttttttttttttaagggtcAATATTACCTttaatacgtcaaaatacgatgtactaTTTAAGGTTTGAAATTCTAAGGATTTAAAGGTCGTGTTGGTACCCCTTATAATCGTCGTTTAGGCttgaactttatttatttatttatatatattttttagggTGGGGGCTTTACGTGTCATCTTTATTACTGGATTAAAGTCTGCCATTATCAGGTTTTGTTTTTGTTGGTCTGTCTTTATTACTGCTCGTCACGGGATTGTCCCTGTTATTAATTAGTTAAATGCTATAATTAGCGTGATACAGGAGTGAGTAGCCTGTCCACGCTTGGAGACGGGACTGGATCACGTGATGTATCTCGCCTTGCTTAATTAAGTTCACATAACAAAGCTCTTTGCAATTCacaggtattatatatatatatatatatatatatatatatatatatatatatatatatatatatatatatatatatatatatatatgcctatacttgcataaaccacaagtgaagataaacaatctttggacaacacccaccagtgggactcgaacccagaaagcacaactaccttccagtagctggcataactagtatgctttaacccactacgccatcagaccttacaaaagaagtagatagttcgagatatatatatctcaaacatctctacctcccgaaggcaccagatgagtgaggggtcagtctgcaattttcgtcaagccactgtcaatgtgagagaactcgtgtccagcttataagcctatacttgcataaaccacaagtgaagataaacaatctttggacaacacccaccagtgggactcgaacccagaaagcacaactaccttccagtagctggcataactagtatgctttaacccactacgccatcagaccttacaaaagaagtagatagttcgagatatatatatctcaaacatctctacctcccgaaggcaccagatgagtgaggggtcagtctgcaattttcgtcaagccactgtcaatgtgagagaactcgtgtccagcttataagcctatacttgcataaaccacaagtgaagataaacaatctttggacaacacccaccagtgggactcgaacccagaaagcacaactaccttccagtagctggcataactagtatgctttaacccactacgccatcagaccttacaaaagaagtagatagttcgagatatatatatctcaaacatctctacctcccgaaggcaccagatgagtgaggggtcagtctgcaattttcgtcaagccactgtcaatgtgagagaactcgtgtccagcttataagcctatacttgcataaaccacaagtgaagataaacaatctttggacaacacccaccagtgggactcgaacccagaaagcacaactaccttccagtagctggcataactagtatgctttaacccactacgccatcagaccttacaaaagaagtagatagttcgagatatatatatctcaaacatctctacctcccgaaggcaccagatgagtgaggggtcagtctgcaattttcgtcaagccactgtcaatgtgagagaactcgtgtccagcttataagcctatacttgcataaaccacaagtgaagataaacaatctttggacaacacccaccagtgggactcgaacccagaaagcacaactaccttccagtagctggcataactagtatgctttaacccactacgccatcagaccttacaaaagaagtagatagttcgagatatatatatctcaaacatctctacctcccgaaggcaccagatgagtgaggggtcagtctgcaattttcgtcaagccactgtcaatgtgagagaactcgtgtccagcttataagcctatacttgcataaaccacaagtgaagataaacaatctttggacaacacccaccagtgggactcgaacccagaaagcacaactaccttccagtagctggcataactagtatgctttaacccactacgccatcagaccttacaaaagaagtagatagttcgagatatatatatctcaaacatctctacctcccgaaggcaccagatgagtgaggggtcagtctgcaattttcgtcaagccactgtcaatgtgagagaactcgtgtccagcttataagcctatacttgcataaaccacaagtgaagataaacaatctttggacaacacccaccagtgggactcgaacccagaaagcacaactaccttccagtagctggcataactagtatgctttaacccactacgccatcagaccttacaaaagaagtagatagttcgagatatatatatctcaaacatctctacctcccgaaggcaccagatgagtgaggggtcagtctgcaattttcgtcaagccactgtcaatgtgagagaactcgtgtccagcttataagcctatacttgcataaaccacaagtgaagataaacaatctttggacaacacccaccagtgggactcgaacccagaaagcacaactaccttccagtagctggcataactagtatgctttaacccactacgccatcagaccttacaaaagaagtagatagttcgagatatatatatctcaaacatctctacctcccgaaggcaccagatgagtgaggggtcagtctgcaattttcgtcaagccactgtcaatgtgagagaactcgtgtccagcttataagcctatacttgcataaaccacaagtgaagataaacaatctttggacaacacccaccagtgggactcgaacccagaaagcacaactaccttccagtagctggcataactagtatgctttaacccactacgccatcagaccttacaaaagaagtagatagttcgagatatatatatctcaaacatctctacctcccgaaggcaccagatgagtgaggggtcagtctgcaattttcgtcaagccactgtcaatgtggcctcactcatctggtgccttcgggaggtagagatgtttgagatatatatatctcgaactatctacttcttttgtaaggtctgatggcgtagtgggttaaagcatactagttatgccagctactggaaggtagttgtgctttctgggttcgagtcccactggtgggtgttgtccaaagattgtttatcttcacttgtggtttatgcaagtataggcttataagctggacacgagttctctcacattgacagtggcttgacgaaaattgcagactgacccctcactcatctggtgccttcgggaggtagagatgtttgagatatatatatctcgaactatctacttcttttgtaaggtctgatggcgtagtgggttaaagcatactagttatgccagctactggaaggtagttgtgctttctgggttcgagtcccactggtgggtgttgtccaaagattgtttatcttcacttgtggtttatgcaagtataggcttataagctggacacgagttctctcacattgacagtggcttgacgaaaattgcagactgacccctcactcatctggtgccttcgggaggtagagatgtttgagatatatatatctcgaactatctacttcttttgtaaggtctgatggcgtagtgggttaaagcatactagttatgccagctactggaaggtagttgtgctttctgggttcgagtcccactggtgggtgttgtccaaagattatatatatatatatatatatatatatatatatatatatatatatatatatatatatatatgacaatgtcagaccacggaggaaaatgaaacaggaatttccttaagtactttcgtatattaaatacatcttcagaattgattccttctgaagatgtatatatatatatatatatatatatatatatatatatatatatatatatatatatatatatatatatataatattactggtgtatactggcagcaggttttcttttaaatatatatatcattgaatatgaccgcatattctgtatttactattttctgatttagggcttctatccctctaactatttttctagcatcaggcttagctgaaagagaagTTCTCCTAAA
This DNA window, taken from Procambarus clarkii isolate CNS0578487 chromosome 76, FALCON_Pclarkii_2.0, whole genome shotgun sequence, encodes the following:
- the LOC138357239 gene encoding putative golgin subfamily A member 6-like protein 19 encodes the protein MRRKEARMCRKARMRRKEARMCRKEARMCRKEARMCRKEARMCRKEAKMCRKEAKMCRKEDRMCRKEARMCRKEARMCRKEARMCRKEARRCRKETRMCRKEARMCRKARMFRKEARMCRKEARMCRKEARMCRKEARMRRKEARMRRKEARMRRKEARMYRKEARMRR
- the LOC138357240 gene encoding putative golgin subfamily A member 6-like protein 19, giving the protein MRRKEARMRHKVARMRRKVARMRRKVARMRRKVARMSRKEARVRRKEARVRRKKARVRRKEARVRRKEARMRRKEARVRRKEARVRRKEARMRRKEARMRRKEAKMCRKEARMRRKEARVRRKEAKMCRKEAKMCRKEAKMCRKARMRRKEARMCR